The Nocardia terpenica nucleotide sequence GGCTCGGACGCGTTGTCGAAGTACTACCCGTCCCCCGCCCAGTCACGCGTCGGCGCAGGCCAGACCGACAACTCCCCCGATGTGTCGGTGGTCGACGGCTCCGGTGTGTGGCGGATCGGCAGCTGATATGGCCGCCCGCAAGACATCTCGCGCCGACGTCCAGGTCGGCCGCTTCTACGAGTTGCAGCAGGAACTGTCGGCGACGCGCCGCGGCCCGTACCAGCTGACCGAAGCGATCTCGATTCCCCCGCTCACCCTGGCGCAGTCACGGGCGATCAGGAAGGCGAACAGCGACGACGAGCAGTTGAAGATTCTGCTCGGGGAGCACTTCGCCGCGATCATCGCGCTCTACGACGACCGACCGCTGGATGAGTGGCTCGCCTTTCAGAACGACCTGTATGCGCACTTCTTCGGGCAGGGCGCTCGCGAGCTGCCGGGGGGATCGTCGGGCTCGTAGAGTTCTGGGACTCCTTCGGCGACGCGCTCGACTACGACCTGCTCGAGCGTGGCATCGATGTCCGAGACGCATTCGGGCCCAGTTATCTTCGTACCCGTGATTGGCGGACTGTGTGGCGGTTCAAGGACCGGCTGCCGCGTCAATCCCACTACAAGTCAGCACTGGCCTTGGACGAGGAACTGGCGCAGCAGCTCCTCAACCGCGAGGACGCAGAAGCCGACACCGACCACGACCGGGCTGGTATCTCGCCGGTCGGCTACAGCATCGATACGTACCTGCTGCTGTCGATCATTGATGCCCTGATGGGCGTGCAGGCCGCCATCGTCGCCGCGGCCGGAGCGGATCCGCCGCACGTAACACCGATGCCGCGGCCGGAGACTGCCGTCGATCGAGTTCGTGAGCAGCGGCGTACCGCCTCCATGCAGGCGTTGATCGATCTGTTCACCCCACCGTCTCATCCAGAGGAATTCCCGATGTCGATCTTCGAAGCCACCTTGCCCGCGCAGGCGGCAGGCGGCGCGGACGCGATCACCGTTGCTGGTGTATTCGAACCGCAGAATTTTACTGGCGTCACGGTGTCGAGCGTGGTGGTGTGCCCGCCAGCTGGATATGCCACCGTGACCGGCGCTGCCACCAACAACGTCACCATCACCGTGCGCCAGATCCGCGGCGGTTCCGTCGTCGCTGCCTTCGCGACACTCACTCTCACGACGGGCGTAAATCTGGGCGCCGAGATCCCGCTCACCGTCCCGGTCGTCGTGGCGCCGCAACTTGCCTCCGGAGACGTGGTCGACATACTTCTGCATCAGAACGGGGCAGGCATTGCCCTCGGCGCGGGCCTGACCGCACAGATCACGGTTAGTTGAAACGCGGCGACAAGTTCCTGTGTATCTGACAGCTTCTGCAGGATGCCTTGAGCCACAACTGAATACAGACGGGCGGTGAAACCACAGTGGTCGCCGACTATTCGGCGTTCGATGCTGGCACCGGCTATCTGACTATCGAAGCCAAGCTCGACGACGACATCGAAGCGAAGCTTGCCGCCGAGCTGGCCGCGATCAATTCGATGCCAGTTCGGGTCAATGCCGACCTCGAACGCTTCGCCACCGACATGGAGGACCGGTGGAAGGATCTGGCGGCCAAACACACGCTGCCCGTGCAGATCACGCCCGAACTCGACAGCCAGGCGCTCGGCGACCAGCTGCCGGGATCCTCCCGCATCACGGCGGACATGGATTTGAAGCGGGCAGAGAGCCAGCTGAGCGAGTTCTATTCGCTGATCCCGCGCTACGAGATCCCAGTCGTGCTGGACACTTCGGTGGCCGAAGTGCAGCTCGACGAACTACGAGTCAAGGCCAGCGAGCCGGTCGTCGTCGGCACTGAACCCCAGCGGCCTACCTCCCGCAGATCCCGGTCGTCGATGTCGCCGGAAGAACGTGCGGAAGCCGACCAGCGCAAGGCTGCCGAGGCGGCGCGCAGGCGTTCCGAACAGGACGCCGACAAGACCCGGCAGCGGCTCAAGGACGCCGAGGACGGTATGCGGAAGTTCCGCAAGGCCGCCGACGACGCCAGTCAGGCGAGCTTCGATCAGCTGATCGAGCAGATCCGGTCTGTCGCAGATCGATTCAGCGAGGCCGCCCGGTCGGCTGCATTGTTCGCGTCGATCGCGGGCGTGGTCGGTGGCGGTGTCGGTGCGATCGGTGCGCTCGGTGGGGGGCTCGCTGCTGCTGGCGCGGCCGGTGTTATCGGCGCGCATGGCTTGCGGGAGGCGTTTCAGGCACAGACCGCGGTGACCGAGGAGCACCGTGACCCGCTTGCGCAGCTGGAGCGGGCCGCTCGGATCCGCGACGCCGTCGACGGTGTGCGGCACGCCAACGAGCAGCTTGCCGAGGCGCATCACCGGGTAGGGGAAAGCCAGGAGGCCGCGAAGCTGGCGCAGCAGAATCTCACCGATGCCTACAAGGACGCCACCCGCGCGGTCCGCGACCAGAACGATGCCCTCACCGATGCCGAACTGGCGCAGGAAGGTTCGGCGCTGGCGGTAGCGCGGGCACGACAGAGGCTGACGCAGGTCCGGATGACGCCGGGTGCGTCAGCTCTGGATATCCAGGAAGCGCAGCTCGGGCTCCGTGAGGCACAGCAGCGCTACAAGGAGTCGGAGCAGAAAACTGGTGATCAGCGAGTCGATACCGCGATCTCCAACGAGCGTGGTGTGGGGGGATCGCGCACGGTGCAGGACGCGGTTCGCGCCAACGGCGACGCACAGCACGCGGTCCTGCTCGCTGTGCAGGGCGTGCAGGAAGCCGAAATCCGAGCCGCTGAGGCGGCTTTGGCGCTGCATCGAGCGATGGGGCCGACCGAGACCGAGGACAAGTTGCAGGTCGCTCTCGCCAAGCTGACCCCGGCGGCGCGGGACTTCTTCGAGCAGGTGCATTCCCTGGCCCCGGCGTGGCACAACCTGCAACAGTCCGTGTCTACTGCGCTGTTCGACCAGTTGGGCGGGTCGCTGCACAAGCTCGCCGACCATCAGCTTCCTGCGTTCCGGACCGGTCTGTCCGGGATCGCCAGCGGCCTCAATGTAGCCCTCCGGGGAACGTTCGCCGAACTCGACGGGCTACTGACACGGCTGGAAAGCACCGGAGTCGCAGAGAAATTCGTCGCCAGCGTCAGCGCCATGCTCGGCTCGATAGCCCCGCTGGTTACCGGCCTGACCAACGCGTTCATTCAGCTGACGGTGCAAGCCGGGCCGGGGCTCGGCCAGTTCTTCACCACCCTCGGCACGCTGCTGCAATCCACCAATATCGGCGGATTCACCAGGGCGTTCGTCGACGCGCTGAACATGATCCTCCCGGTCACCGGCCAGATTATGTCCTCGCTCAGCGATGCCCTGCGCCCGGTGATGCCGATTTTGGGCCAGCTCGTATCAACGCTGGGCTCCGCACTGGCGCAAGCGATTACAGCGCTAGCGCCTTCGCTGCCACCGATCGCGCAAGCGTTCGCCGATATCGCGACCGCGGTCGCGCCGATCATTCCGCCGCTTGCGCAACTGGCGTCGGTGATCCTGACGACGATGGCGACGAACCTGTCGTCGCTGGCCAAGGCCGCGCTACCAGTCATTCAGGCACTCGCTGACGGGCTGCAGCCGGTGGTCCCGATCCTGGCCGAGGGGATGCGCCAGCTGACCCCGGTTCTCGCCACAATGGCTGATCAGATCGGGCAAGCGCTGCTCCAAGCGTTGCAGAACATCCTGCCTGAGCTACCGAGTCTGGTGAAAGCATTCACCGATCTGTTCGTCGCGGTCGCGCCCGTTCTGCCGGACCTAGCGCGACTTGCAGCTGAAGTGTTGCCCCCGCTGACTCGGGCGTGGGCCGATATGGCTGGACCGATGTCGAAGGTGATCGAGTTCTTCGCGTCGATCTTCGACTGGCTGGGAAAGCTGCACAGCAAGGTCACCGACCTGGGTTCCAGCATCATCGGCACCGTGCTCGGCAAGGCGTCGGAGACCTTCTTCGGCCACGCCGACGGCGGACCGGTGATTGCTGGCAACGCCGACGGCGGCCCCGTTGCCGGGCCGGGCGGTCCACGTGACGACGCGATCCTGCGACGGCTGTCCAATGGCGAATTCGTGGTCAGAGCAACCGCGACCGCCGACTGGCTGCCACTGCTCGAGGCGATCAACAACGGCACGGTATCGCCGCAAGTGCGGCACCTGCTGGCCGCGTTGGTGCCAGGCTTGAAGGACGGCGGCCCAGTCGGATTCGTCGACGACACCACTACCCTGCGAACCGCGCACGAGCCGACCAACCACGCCGCCCACACCCCCACACCGTCGACCCCGGCCCCGCCGAGCCCGGCGGCGAGCGCACCACCTCAGTCAGGTGCGTTCACAGGGACAGGTGGTCCGGCGAACGCCCTACAATACGCGCGCGATCATCCGAACACGCCGTATATGTGGGGCGGCTCGTCGGCCGCCGGAGCGGACTGCTCCGGTGAAGTCGGCATGCTGCAACAGGTGTCGATGGGTGTCCTTCAGCCAACCACCCGACTCGGCACGACGAGTAGCCTGCTGGCCGGACAGTGGCCGGGTGTGATCGGTGGCGCGTCACCGAGCGACTTGTTCGTGATCGGTACGAATGCCGACCACATGGTGGCGTCGATCCTCGGTGTCAGTATCGAGGAACGCCAGCCAGGCGAGACGCTACGGCTGGGCGCAGCGGCGGCCTCACCGTTCTCGTCCCAGTTCACGAACCGGTACCACGTTGACCCCGTGCTGTTTTCACCACCATGGCAGCCCACCCCCGCGAACACGGCTGGCCCCAGCACGGGGGGTGCCGGGACGGAGGCGGCTGCTCAGAACCAGCAGGATTCGACGACCGATCAGATCGCGTCGCAGCCGGTTGGGCCGAACTTCAATTCGCTGCCGACTACGTGGACTGGGCTGGCCTCGTACGGGGCGCAGCTGGGATTGATGCGTGTCCTTCGCGGTGATGCGGAGGGCGCGCTGCCTGCGGGCGGCGCTGACGCTGCGTCGTTCGATGCCACGACGGATGCGTTGGCCAGCCAGTTCGGCAACCCCGGTCATGACGGCGTGCTGGGTGACTTGTATCGCGCCACGGGCGGGTACGCGGGATTCGCGCATCCTGACCTGGCGCAGGCCGCAGTCGCGCGTGCTGCGGGCGGGTTCGCGAAGGCGCTCTCCGATGGTGCCGGGGAAATGCTCGGCGATGTGCTGAACGTGGCCAAGGTGCCGAATGATCTGCCGGGCGTCGTCCGGACCGGGCTCATGGTCGACGCCGTCAACCGTGCGCAGGCGACGGCCGATGCGGCAGCCACAGCCGACAACGGCGCCGCGCACCCGGTGCAGGACGCTGTGGACGCGGTGAAACGTGCTGTGGCAGCGGATGGTTGGGATCAGGGACCGGAGTGGACAGCGTTGTACGAGCTGGTCACCGATTCGTCGGAGTGGAAAGCGTCGCACGCGGGTGGCTTGTTCGGACTGTCGGCCGACAAATCCGGCACCGACTCACCGGACCCGTACACGCAGACGCTCGGCGCGGAGAAGTACATCAAGGGCCGCTACGGGACGCCGAGCGCCGCATTGGCGGCGTGGAAGGCACGCACCCCGCACGCATACCGGTCCGGTGGCCTGGTCGACGACCCGGCCGCCGACGGCTGGGACGGGCACGCAGCGCTGCTGCAACATCACGAGTTCGTCGTCCCCCGCGATGTGGTCGACCGCCCCGGCGTACTGGGGCTACTGGAGGATCTGCGCCAGGGCAACCCCGCTCTCCTGGGGCTGCTGCGGACCCAGCAACTGGCCACACGGCCGGTACCGGTCACACCCGGTGGTCGCGGTGACCAGCATATCGATCACTCGATGACGGTGAACATGCACGGCATCGACCGCGACGACATCGTCAGCCAGCTGGCATTGTTCCACCAGCGCCGGGCGCTCACCTATACCGGCGTATGGCGAAAGTGAGCGGCCAGGCGAGCTGACCGGCGAGATTGACGCACACCGGATTTCCGGTGGCGTCGACCAGCCGGTCACCGCCGAACAGCCGGACGCCTGATGGCAGTCGAATGCCCAGCTTCGCCCGGCTGAACATTCGTGTCAGCGGTCCCTTGCTGTGGATCTCGATCTGAATTCGCTCTGACTCCGCACGGATCGTTCCGGCGCGGAACAGGTTCTGCAGCAGGGCATTCGAGACTCTTTGACAACAACTGAATAGAGGGGCGCGTATGGCACCGACGGCGGCGACGATCACCGTCACCGGGGTCGACGGATCGCAGTGGATGGTCTCCGGTCCGCATTCGGGCCGAGAAGGAGTCCAATTGGGCAGCAGCCCAGCAGGCTTGTACGACGCGCCGGTCACCACGATTTGGACGCAGTCGGCGTTCCAGATCGGGTCCAGCTTCGCCGGATATCGAATCAACAAGAGAGACTTGATTTTCAGCGTCAACGTCTTCGAGATGCCAGGTCGGCCTTGGGAATTGGTCGATTCGATGTGGAGAAAGGCGTGGGCCTACGATCGCGACTCCATTCTGACGATCACCACCCAATATGGGGCGCGGTCGCTGCGGCTGCGGCTGGCTCAGCAGCCGGAGTTCAAGCCGGTGCACGACCCGCACCTGAAGATGTGGGGGCAGGTCGTGATGACCTGCACAGCGGGCAACCCGTGGTGGGTCGAGGCCGACGCGACCGCCACGTGGACGACGAACATCGACACCAGCGGCGGCCAGATCGGTTCCGGCACAGTCCGTATCAGCAATCCGACCGATCAGCCGATGTGGCTGAAGTGGGTGTGCAGTGCACCCGGCAAATGGACACTGCCGGACTTCTCGTTCGGCGACAACTCCCAAGGCCGGGCAGTGGCGGATGCGCATCGGGTGATCACGCTGCCGCTGACCATCGCCGGCCAGGACCTCACCGTCGACACCGACCCGCTCGAGGAAATGATCGTGTCCGCCGACGGTACCCCGCTGTGGGCCTGGATGAACGGCGTCACCTTCTTGTACCCGGTGCCTCCGTGGACGGCGCCCACGCAGCTGCCGGTGTCGGTGACGTATGCGCTGCCAGGCGCGTCGGTGATGGTGGTGCAGAACCGGAACTGGTCGCGCCCGTGGGGCCTTCAGTAGGTCTGAGTCCCACAACAATTGAATAGGAGAGGTGCCGCGGTGACGGCGGTCGCTGATCTTCCCCGGATCTTCTGCGCGGCGCAGCAGGTGAAGGCCGGACGGAAAGCCGCACGGTTCGCCCGGCCGATGCTGCGGCTGTGGGACGGGGACTGGAATCTGCGCGGCGTGATCGCCGGGGAGGTCTCGGCCGAGTTCCGCTGGCTGCTCAACGACGCCGGGACCGGCACAGTGGTGCTGCCCTGGGATCACCATCTGGCGCAGTGGACAGTGGACCCGTACGGGCGCGCCAAGCAGAACGTGCACATCACCTGTGACGACCGCAACGGATCTCGATGGGACGGTCGCCTGGAAAAGGCGGCGATCAAAACCGACGACAAAGGTGTCACCACAATTGAATTGACGTTCCTGCATTCGATTCAGGAGCTGAAATTTATTTACTGCTGGAGCAATCCTCTGACTCCGGCGCTGGTGCAGGTGCCGCGCGAATTCGTGCTGTTCGGGCCCTCGGTGTGGACGCTGAAGACGGCCGTGTTCCTCCAGATTTTCCGGCTTTCCTCGTCGATCTGGGCAGTCCCGGACGACCCGCTCGACGTGCGTCAATGGATCGATTTGGATCAGTCGACGTGGCCGATCGTGGTCACGCCGACCGACTTCTTGGCGGACGGTTCGTTGTGGACCGTCTTCGGGTCACGGTGGAAAAGTTTCATGGTCGCCGCCGCTGACACCCTGGACATGGCGCAGCTGCGGATCGTGACCCGCCGCTGGCTGGCTGGTGACCCGCCACCGTGGCCCGGCGCGGTACTGCGCAACGGCTGCCTGGTGGTCGACATCATCGCCCAGGACGCGTGGTCGGGCACCGCCGAGCACGGCGACGCCTTCACCGGCCTCGTCCACACCGCCCAAGTGCTCGCGAACGACTTCCTCGAGCAATCCAGTTATGTGTTGCCCGACCCCGACGCCCCAGACGAGTACCGCACCCCCGGCTGGCTTGGCAGCCTGCCGGGCGTGCCGTGGGTGGTGTACCGGCCCGGCGCGCACACCGGCATCCAGTCCTCGCAGTTCGAGTACTGGCCGTTCACCGCGGTGCAGATGCTGACCGGCGGCCACAGCCTGTCCATGGTCAACGAGTTGATCTCCGTGGGGATCCAAGCCTCGATCGACCTGGCCGCTGCGGCCGTCCTCGGCGAGGCGTACGGGCTGGCGGCGGCTGGGCAGATCGTCGATACCCTGCTGCGGCCGTTCTACATGGACACCATCGCCGCCTGGATGTCCTACAAAGACGCAGGCCGCGCGTACACGGCCGGATGGTCTCACTACTTCGAGTACTTCGAGCAGAGCCCGGACAAGGCGTACACACTGTCGTCGGTGTTGACGCTCGCCGCGGCGTTGTGGAAGACACGCCGCCGGTTCGTGCACAAGATGACGATCGCCGACGGCG carries:
- a CDS encoding phage tail protein, which encodes MYDAPVTTIWTQSAFQIGSSFAGYRINKRDLIFSVNVFEMPGRPWELVDSMWRKAWAYDRDSILTITTQYGARSLRLRLAQQPEFKPVHDPHLKMWGQVVMTCTAGNPWWVEADATATWTTNIDTSGGQIGSGTVRISNPTDQPMWLKWVCSAPGKWTLPDFSFGDNSQGRAVADAHRVITLPLTIAGQDLTVDTDPLEEMIVSADGTPLWAWMNGVTFLYPVPPWTAPTQLPVSVTYALPGASVMVVQNRNWSRPWGLQ
- a CDS encoding Gp37-like protein codes for the protein MTAVADLPRIFCAAQQVKAGRKAARFARPMLRLWDGDWNLRGVIAGEVSAEFRWLLNDAGTGTVVLPWDHHLAQWTVDPYGRAKQNVHITCDDRNGSRWDGRLEKAAIKTDDKGVTTIELTFLHSIQELKFIYCWSNPLTPALVQVPREFVLFGPSVWTLKTAVFLQIFRLSSSIWAVPDDPLDVRQWIDLDQSTWPIVVTPTDFLADGSLWTVFGSRWKSFMVAAADTLDMAQLRIVTRRWLAGDPPPWPGAVLRNGCLVVDIIAQDAWSGTAEHGDAFTGLVHTAQVLANDFLEQSSYVLPDPDAPDEYRTPGWLGSLPGVPWVVYRPGAHTGIQSSQFEYWPFTAVQMLTGGHSLSMVNELISVGIQASIDLAAAAVLGEAYGLAAAGQIVDTLLRPFYMDTIAAWMSYKDAGRAYTAGWSHYFEYFEQSPDKAYTLSSVLTLAAALWKTRRRFVHKMTIADGAPFLVGETGKGHFFLGDRIGSTAKGMPPGQIYVERVSELVRAWSRTSAPEWQITIGSNNDDEPMSKALRMLSDVVGDLHDLGVA